One Alicyclobacillus acidoterrestris DNA window includes the following coding sequences:
- a CDS encoding carbon-nitrogen hydrolase family protein, producing the protein MMKLALVQDAPVLGDVEATLARMQDIVRSTCRDNSVDLVVFPELFITGYLPEHWSSVPTAEEELGWLVRLQSMAAACDVWLIVGHPSYRVRVTDEAKRPVLTNAASVISPDGVVGTYAKVHLFGDEGKTFVAGRSWPVWRSPWGKIAVQICYDIEFPESARMAGLQDADLLVNISANMVPYGSYHRIYARARAMENTMFVACLNRTGMENEIDFCGESCVVHPDSSWLLQADSEPGVFVVDVPLHERRNLDECVQYVKRRQPHAYKPLVESSLF; encoded by the coding sequence ATGATGAAGCTCGCCCTCGTTCAGGATGCGCCCGTACTCGGGGACGTCGAAGCGACATTGGCGCGCATGCAGGATATTGTTCGGAGTACTTGTCGAGACAATTCAGTCGATCTTGTGGTCTTCCCCGAGTTGTTTATCACAGGCTATTTGCCTGAACACTGGTCGTCGGTGCCAACGGCCGAAGAGGAACTCGGGTGGTTGGTGCGGTTGCAAAGCATGGCAGCAGCGTGTGATGTGTGGCTGATTGTTGGTCATCCGTCGTATCGAGTGCGTGTTACCGATGAGGCAAAGCGCCCTGTGTTGACCAATGCAGCGTCTGTCATCTCGCCGGACGGCGTCGTGGGGACTTACGCTAAGGTTCACTTGTTTGGAGATGAGGGGAAGACGTTTGTGGCGGGACGGTCGTGGCCGGTGTGGCGAAGTCCGTGGGGCAAAATCGCCGTCCAAATTTGTTACGACATCGAATTCCCGGAATCGGCGCGGATGGCGGGTTTGCAAGATGCAGATTTGCTCGTCAATATCTCGGCGAACATGGTTCCATATGGATCGTATCACCGTATTTACGCACGGGCTCGGGCTATGGAAAACACGATGTTCGTCGCATGTCTAAACCGTACAGGAATGGAAAACGAGATTGATTTTTGTGGTGAATCGTGTGTCGTACATCCGGATTCCTCGTGGTTGCTCCAAGCAGACTCTGAACCGGGCGTATTCGTCGTAGATGTACCACTGCACGAGCGCAGGAATTTAGACGAATGTGTGCAGTACGTCAAGCGGAGACAACCGCATGCGTACAAGCCTCTGGTCGAATCGTCATTATTCTGA
- a CDS encoding cyclase family protein has translation MFKPKKFVDLSLNLTDDTPIYPGDPKPHITVATTIEREGYNLHHVHIGSQSGSHVDAPYHFLASGERIDESDLSLFIGTGLVIPALGKREKEPITLDEVQAYVECVGPGDIVLFHTGWSRYAGFDKYFSHPYVHIDVIEALLAKGVRTFCIDCINMDTTGGDEFPVHDAVAAVQGIIAENLTNFDAINFPQPLVCLFPLKLVGCDGSPVRAVAIQLE, from the coding sequence TTGTTTAAACCGAAGAAGTTTGTGGATTTATCGCTCAATTTGACCGATGACACGCCGATTTACCCTGGTGATCCGAAACCGCACATCACCGTCGCCACGACCATCGAACGCGAGGGGTACAACTTACATCACGTGCACATTGGGTCCCAGAGCGGTTCACATGTGGATGCGCCGTATCACTTTCTTGCGTCCGGCGAGCGGATCGACGAGTCTGACCTGTCTCTTTTCATTGGCACCGGACTGGTCATTCCAGCTCTCGGAAAACGGGAAAAGGAGCCGATTACACTCGACGAAGTACAGGCGTATGTCGAGTGCGTGGGCCCTGGGGACATTGTTTTGTTCCATACAGGGTGGAGCCGGTATGCGGGATTCGATAAATATTTTTCCCATCCGTATGTGCATATTGACGTGATTGAAGCGCTGTTGGCAAAAGGGGTTCGGACCTTCTGTATCGATTGTATCAACATGGACACAACTGGCGGTGACGAGTTTCCCGTTCATGATGCAGTGGCAGCAGTTCAAGGAATTATTGCCGAGAACTTGACGAATTTTGACGCCATAAATTTCCCTCAGCCCCTCGTCTGCCTATTTCCACTCAAGCTCGTCGGGTGTGACGGGAGCCCCGTGCGCGCGGTCGCGATACAGTTGGAATAA
- a CDS encoding purine-cytosine permease family protein, translating to MSGRDSGVSYDRIAPVPQADRSMNFFSTFSLWIGANVVVTTVFTGMLLVPDLHFWRAMLIVLVGSVIGGIPIVLTGNIGTRTGLPTMILSRGAFGHRGAVLPSAVNTLVLIGWSWIQAYMGGLSLNNAVHYVTGYSNINLFVIFTEIVVLIITLYGHRGIERAENIVAVLMLLLSVVVFSYMFVHFHLAALATMPVSEHPTVTTMVGFDLVVSTAFSWITSSCDYNRNAKTQRTGIVASWIGYTVATVLAMGLGAAVSGFSRLAHQPQTYDPTSLIGGINPGLGFVAGIVIFLSVISTNVMALYSASMSFLAIFPRVKFFWPTLVMGVVAVVGALLKGWLTNEFENFILMVGTLFIPVSAVILVDYYLLKGGKYDAEDIISGQKKRYWYRGGVNYISYFAYVLGAVFAYVFTYVHALPTGATVFTFLFTALVYYGLMKLSRVTVTIEDTVVGSLVE from the coding sequence ATGAGTGGGCGAGATAGTGGCGTTTCTTACGACCGCATTGCTCCCGTCCCGCAGGCGGATAGGTCGATGAATTTCTTTTCTACGTTCTCCCTGTGGATTGGCGCGAACGTCGTCGTCACCACGGTCTTCACAGGAATGCTCTTGGTGCCTGATCTGCACTTCTGGCGAGCGATGCTCATCGTTTTGGTTGGCTCCGTCATCGGCGGGATACCGATTGTCCTCACAGGGAATATCGGGACGCGCACGGGCCTGCCGACCATGATTCTCTCGCGTGGCGCATTTGGGCATCGCGGAGCAGTCTTACCGTCGGCGGTGAACACCCTCGTATTGATAGGGTGGTCGTGGATTCAGGCATACATGGGGGGCTTGAGTCTCAACAACGCGGTACATTACGTGACGGGTTATAGCAACATCAATCTATTCGTGATTTTCACAGAAATCGTCGTGCTCATTATCACACTGTACGGACATCGCGGTATTGAACGAGCCGAGAATATCGTAGCCGTGCTGATGTTATTGCTCTCGGTGGTCGTATTCAGCTACATGTTTGTGCACTTTCACCTAGCTGCTTTGGCGACCATGCCGGTCAGCGAACACCCAACTGTCACGACGATGGTGGGGTTTGATCTTGTGGTCTCAACCGCCTTCTCATGGATTACCTCATCCTGCGACTACAATCGCAACGCAAAGACACAGCGGACGGGCATCGTCGCCAGTTGGATAGGTTACACGGTGGCCACTGTCCTCGCCATGGGGCTGGGCGCGGCTGTATCGGGCTTTTCCCGTCTGGCACATCAGCCACAAACGTATGATCCGACGTCGCTGATTGGCGGCATTAACCCGGGGCTCGGCTTCGTTGCTGGCATCGTCATCTTCCTCTCGGTCATCTCGACGAATGTCATGGCGTTGTATAGTGCGTCGATGTCCTTTCTGGCTATTTTCCCGAGGGTCAAGTTTTTCTGGCCGACCCTAGTGATGGGTGTTGTCGCCGTCGTTGGCGCATTGCTTAAGGGCTGGCTGACGAATGAATTTGAGAATTTCATTCTGATGGTAGGTACGCTCTTTATCCCCGTTAGCGCGGTCATCTTGGTTGACTACTACTTGTTAAAAGGCGGAAAGTACGACGCGGAAGATATCATTTCAGGCCAAAAGAAAAGGTATTGGTATCGCGGTGGCGTGAACTACATTTCCTATTTCGCTTATGTGCTTGGCGCGGTGTTCGCCTACGTGTTCACCTATGTGCACGCACTTCCAACCGGCGCGACGGTGTTTACCTTCTTGTTCACTGCCTTAGTCTATTACGGGCTGATGAAATTATCGCGAGTCACAGTAACGATTGAGGATACTGTCGTTGGCTCGCTCGTGGAGTGA